A region of Anoplopoma fimbria isolate UVic2021 breed Golden Eagle Sablefish chromosome 24, Afim_UVic_2022, whole genome shotgun sequence DNA encodes the following proteins:
- the LOC129113485 gene encoding four and a half LIM domains protein 1-like has product MAESPQCFYCREDLGGKKFVRNEGRPVCVRCHTKFCANSCAECHRPIPVESKELSHKGRYWHEECFRCAKCYKPLAKEPFSTKDDRIMCGKCCSREDAPRCHGCYKAIPIGTESVEYKGNSWHDECFTCFQCKRPIGSSSFLSKGSDVYCSPCHDKKFAKHCVCCKKAITSGGVNYQEQPWHSHCFVCSSCSKPLAGTSFTNHQDQVFCVDCYKSSVAKKCSGCQNPITGFGKGVNVVKYEGSSWHEYCFNCKKCSLSLSNKRFVADGKDILCSDCGNK; this is encoded by the exons ATGGCAGAGAGCCCGCAATGTTTCTACTGTCGGGAGGACCTCGGGGGCAAGAAGTTCGTCCGCAACGAAGGCCGGCCTGTGTGCGTCCGCTGCCACACCAAGTTCTGCGCCAACTCCTGCGCCGAGTGCCATCGACCCATCCCTGTGGAATCAAag GAGCTCAGTCATAAGGGCCGCTACTGGCACGAGGAGTGTTTCCGTTGTGCAAAGTGTTACAAGCCTCTGGCCAAGGAGCCCTTCAGCACCAAAGACGACCGCATCATGTGTGGGAAGTGCTGCTCCAGAGAGGATGCTCCGCGCTGCCACGGCTGCTATAAAGCCATACCGATTG GTACAGAGAGCGTGGAGTACAAAGGGAACTCGTGGCACGACGAATGCTTCACCTGTTTCCAATGTAAGCGACCAATAGGATCATCGAGTTTCCTCTCCAAAGGAAGTGACGTTTACTGCAGCCCCTGCCATGACAAGAAGTTCGCCAAACATTGCGTCTGCTGCAAAAAG GCTATAACCTCTGGGGGAGTGAACTACCAGGAGCAGCCGTGGCACAGCCACTGTTTCGTGTGCAGCTCCTGCTCCAAACCTCTGGCAGGGACTAGTTTCACCAACCACCAGGACCAGGTCTTCTGTGTCGACTGCTACAAGAGCTCCGTGGCAAAGAAATGCAGCGGCTGCCAAAACCCCATCACAG gtTTTGGTAAAGGAGTGAACGTGGTGAAATATGAGGGCAGCTCCTGGCATGAATACTGCTTCAACTGTAAGAAATGCTCCCTCAGTCTGTCCAACAAGCGTTTCGTAGCCGACGGAAAAGACATCCTCTGCTCCGACTGTGGCAACAAGTAG